gtgtatatatttccATGCATCGTACTGTAGGTGCAATCGACGACTGCAGGGCATCCGAGGGCAGCGCTGATAGTCCAGCGGACGGCTAAAAATAGTCCAACAATGGGACAGAATGCAATCTACAGAATACCCCTcccacccagcgccatcgcCAGTGGACTTCAGTTTGTGGAGGAGCCGTTGCCGTAGGTCCGCCCACTGCGCGATTTCCTCGAATGTTTCACTCGGAAGAAGTTCTTGAAGGTGAGGGCGGGTGCAGAGCGGGGCTGCTTCTCTGAGTTGCTGGTGGAGTCCTGACCGTGCCCCTGCGACGAGGAGAGCTCCGTGTGCCCTCCACTCCCGCTGCTCAGGCAAACCGGCAGTCCGTCCAGGTATTTCAGGTGTGGCAGGACCTGCAGGGTATAGTCACGAGGTCCCTGATTACCAAAGACTGTGCGGATACCAGGATTGCCCATGCAAGACAGCTGCTCCAGTGAAGGACACTGCCGCTCGATGCGGTGTATCCAGTCAGTTATGTTGGCAATATCGCAGTTGTTGATCCTGCAACATTATATGTGATTTATGGTAACCGGAAGAATAGGCTGAAATCTATTTAATCACCACAAGATCCTTAAGCTCGGCAAATAGGGAAAGGTGTTGAGGTCTAGGTTTACGTTGCGGTCCAGGATGAGTGTGTCCAGGTCCTCGAAAAATGAGAGAAACTTGAGATTTCGGAAATCGTTGTGACTCAAATCGAGGAACTTGGTCTGTGCCGCAAACTTGTCGGCCAGGCGCCGTGGAATGGTCTTCAGGTTCTCATATGCCAGCGATATACGCCCGTTGTCTTCGAGAATGCTCTCCGTGAAGGACACATCTTCACTGGGACAGCTGCTGGTGGAGATGTTCCCGCTGAAGTACGGATTCGGAGATATCATCTTGCCCTCACTGGGTCCAGTCAGGTAGACGTCGTTGTACTCGTAGTTGAGACTCTCCAGCGACTGTATGTTGGCACAAGTCCTGAGCACCTCCGTCAGGCAGAGATTCGATGGGCTGGCACGCGGACGAACTGATTACTGATGATATTTTAGGGTGGGTATGATGGACAACCTCTCACCTGTCTTCGGAGTTTGAGCGTTCGGAGGTGGATGTCCCAGACATCCTCATAACTGGTAAGCAATAGTCGCGTTCGGATTGGGTTGGTCTGCTGGCAGTCGGAGGCCGTCTgatttgtctttattttggtCCAACGTCAGTGGCAgactgagaaaaaaaatgacACTTGATTCTCGCTCCGGGCAGATTATCTCAGTCTTTCCGCTCTCCATGCAAACAAGTgtccgagtgtgtgtgtgtatattgaAACAATTGTCATCTTGGTGGTCTCAATTACCCGGCGCACTTAAAgaacacttggaaaaataaatcgaatttttattataaaaatctattgtttatgttatatatgtttattagGTTTTGTTACAAATGTAGCTCTTTGAACAAGGCTAACTCTTTTTCAATCAAACAACTGGTCTATCTTTCAGGGGTGTTCACAGCCCAACTCGTGTGACCCATCTTATCATACTGGTAAAgtgtatattaaaaacaatattttacatttaaaattgtatcagagaaaattataaattgttattttaaaaataatatttctagtTGTCTTAACTTCTTATGGAtccaaattaaatgaaataaattacaaaaattaatataaaaa
Above is a genomic segment from Drosophila kikkawai strain 14028-0561.14 chromosome 3R, DkikHiC1v2, whole genome shotgun sequence containing:
- the MESK4 gene encoding uncharacterized protein MESK4; this translates as MRMSGTSTSERSNSEDSPSNLCLTEVLRTCANIQSLESLNYEYNDVYLTGPSEGKMISPNPYFSGNISTSSCPSEDVSFTESILEDNGRISLAYENLKTIPRRLADKFAAQTKFLDLSHNDFRNLKFLSFFEDLDTLILDRNVNLDLNTFPYLPSLRILWINNCDIANITDWIHRIERQCPSLEQLSCMGNPGIRTVFGNQGPRDYTLQVLPHLKYLDGLPVCLSSGSGGHTELSSSQGHGQDSTSNSEKQPRSAPALTFKNFFRVKHSRKSRSGRTYGNGSSTN